The genomic window AAAAAAGCAGGATTGAACGTAGGTTTAGCAGGTAACGTAGGAAAAAGTTTTGCGATGCAAGTGGCAGAAAAAGATTTCGATTATTACGTGATTGAGTTGAGCAGTTTCCAATTAGATGGCATGTATAAATTCAGAGCAGATATTGCGGTATTGCTCAATATTACGCCCGATCATTTGGATAGATACGATTACAAATTAGAAAATTACGCAGACTCGAAATTCAGAATCATACAAAATCAAACATCCGAAGATGCCTTTGTTTACTGCATAGACGATGAAATTACAAAAAATGAACTCTCGAAAAAAAAAATTTCGGCGAAGGCTTTTCCATTTTCCATTCAACAAAAAATAACACAAGGCGCATACTTAAACAACAACGAAATCACCATTAATACTAATAACACTAATATTTTATCTATGTCTATACAAGAACTCGCATTGCAGGGCAAACACAACATCTACAACTCGATGGCTGCAGGAATTGCCGCAAAAATTATTGATGTCAGAAAAGACATTATTCGCGAAAGTCTTTCCGATTTTCAAAACATTGAACATCGTTTAGAATCGGTAGGCAAGGTACACGGCGTGGAATTTATCAACGATTCAAAAGCAACCAATGTGAATTCGGTTTGGTATGCCTTGGAAAGTATGGAAAATCCTGTTGTGTTGATTTTAGGTGGTATCGATAAAGGCAATGATTACAGCATGTTGAACGAGTTGGTGAAAGATAAAGTGAAAGCAATTGTGTGTTTGGGAACCGATAATAAAAAAATTATTAAAGCTTTTTCTTCCATCGTTCCAGTTTTAGTAGAAACAAATTCTGCCGAAGAAGCAGTGAAAAAAGCATACAGCTTAAGTAAAAAAGGAGATACTGTTTTACTTTCTCCTGCCTGCGCGAGTTTTGATTTATTTGAAAATTACGAAGACAGAGGTAGCCGTTTTAAACGTGCCGTAAGATCACTTTAAAAAATTATTTTTTTGAACCAAAAAAATCAATATAAATTTTGAATTTATTTAAATATTTAAAAGGCGACAAGGTAATTTGGACAGTAGTTTTTCTGCTGTCTGTGGTTTCCGTTTTGGTTGTTTATAGCTCGGTTGTTGCTTTAGCATATCGTTACAGAGGTGGCAATACGGCTTATTATTTATTTAAACACGTAACTATTGTGATCCTCGGATTTTTACTGATGTACGTAACGCATAAAATAAAATACACCTATTATTCAAGGCTTTCGCAGATTGCTTTGTACGCTGCTGCACCACTTTTATTATTTACTTTATTAAAAGGAATAAGTGCCGGAGATGCCAGTCGTTGGCTCGAAATACCGGGTACTGGATTGACATTTCAAACATCTGATTTCGCGAAACTCGCGCTCATTATTTATGTAGCGCGTTTGCTTTCGATGAAACAAGAACAAATCAAAGATTTTAAATCAGCATTTGTGCCAATTGTAGTTCCTGTCGTTGTTATTTGCGCATTGATTCTTCCTGCCAATTTTTCTACCGCAGCCGTACTTTTTGTTACTTGTCTTTTTTTACTTTTTATTGGAAGGGTAAGTATGAAATATATTTTAATGTTGATTGGAATGGGTTTGGTAAGTATCGCTTTATTTATCGCATTGGTATTCGCTTTTCCGCACATCAGTAATCGTGTAGATACATGGAAATCGCGTATCGAAAATTTTAAAAGCGGCGATAATCAAAATAATTATCAAGCAGAACAAGCTAAAATAGCCATTGCTACGGGCGGCGTTTTTGGAAAAGGTCCGGGAAACAGCACTCAAAAAAACTTTTTACCGCAAGCATCTTCCGATTTTATTTACGCTATTTTGATTGAAGAGTACGGAACATTTGCGGCAGTAATTATTGTTTTTTTATACATCGTATTGTTATTTCGAGCGGTGCGTATTGTTACGAAAAGTCCGAAAACATTCGGTAGTTTGCTTGCCATCGGTTTGTGTTTCAGTCTTGTTTTCCAAGCGATGATCAACATGGCGGTAGCTGTAAATTTATTTCCAGTAACAGGGCAACCCTTGCCGCTTATCAGTATGGGCGGGACTTCCATTTGGTTTACGAGCATTGCAATTGGTATTATTTTAAGTGTAAGTCGCGAAGTAGAAAGTGAACAGGAAGGAGGCGAACTTGAAATCGCTTAAAGTAATTATCAGTGGCGGCGGTACCGGCGGACATATTTTTCCGGCAATTGCGATTGCGAATGCGTTGAAAAAAATAAATCCGGACATCGATATTTTATTTGTTGGTGCAGAAGGAAAAATGGAAATGGAAAAAGTTCCGGCAGCAGGATACAAAATTGTTGGCTTGAAAATAAGCGGATTTCAAAGAAAAATAACTT from Bacteroidia bacterium includes these protein-coding regions:
- a CDS encoding FtsW/RodA/SpoVE family cell cycle protein; amino-acid sequence: MNLFKYLKGDKVIWTVVFLLSVVSVLVVYSSVVALAYRYRGGNTAYYLFKHVTIVILGFLLMYVTHKIKYTYYSRLSQIALYAAAPLLLFTLLKGISAGDASRWLEIPGTGLTFQTSDFAKLALIIYVARLLSMKQEQIKDFKSAFVPIVVPVVVICALILPANFSTAAVLFVTCLFLLFIGRVSMKYILMLIGMGLVSIALFIALVFAFPHISNRVDTWKSRIENFKSGDNQNNYQAEQAKIAIATGGVFGKGPGNSTQKNFLPQASSDFIYAILIEEYGTFAAVIIVFLYIVLLFRAVRIVTKSPKTFGSLLAIGLCFSLVFQAMINMAVAVNLFPVTGQPLPLISMGGTSIWFTSIAIGIILSVSREVESEQEGGELEIA
- the murD gene encoding UDP-N-acetylmuramoyl-L-alanine--D-glutamate ligase yields the protein MRKQRVVILGAGESGVGAAVLAMQKGLDVFVSDKGMIKENFKTILSQNKIEWEEGKHTEEKIFSADEIIKSPGIPDKAELIKKLHEKNIPVISEIEFAGRYTQAKTICITGSNGKTTTTLLTYHILKKAGLNVGLAGNVGKSFAMQVAEKDFDYYVIELSSFQLDGMYKFRADIAVLLNITPDHLDRYDYKLENYADSKFRIIQNQTSEDAFVYCIDDEITKNELSKKKISAKAFPFSIQQKITQGAYLNNNEITINTNNTNILSMSIQELALQGKHNIYNSMAAGIAAKIIDVRKDIIRESLSDFQNIEHRLESVGKVHGVEFINDSKATNVNSVWYALESMENPVVLILGGIDKGNDYSMLNELVKDKVKAIVCLGTDNKKIIKAFSSIVPVLVETNSAEEAVKKAYSLSKKGDTVLLSPACASFDLFENYEDRGSRFKRAVRSL